The following are encoded in a window of Lactobacillus acidophilus genomic DNA:
- a CDS encoding GHKL domain-containing protein codes for MVLYLSIVQFLLSSAIDLWMFLKITRIKLNINLKLGLTLVVITIGSIISIILDEYGGLLLANISEIIGFYVIYKKKNNKILVAGAIVFVCTLDLFINIILAFAAVFIKVEGYMSIILLFVEAWIVKKYNKNIYSTLVGQNKKSFLYILCYIFLSSEIVLLIILLTKSYNAFYTVAMVLFALQIIFSTVAYHEIVSIQQELLNKQKQKEILDNQHQLEEYASYLEKSEDDLRAFRHDYKNILNSLKVSAQEGNVKEVIQKLDKYTETNLNSKALLKYKDVNHIYVKSIKSIIISKLTELYNLNIPYNFECRSNIHNLPDHVNELDLVRIIGITFDNAIEESKALVAEKHDIRSAEVQIMVYSDGPDEFEFEIRNKIQNKKISTSQIQQRGFTTKKDHKGLGLANIKEIEGKYPDMSISYTIQDGWFDFYMTIDTEDGEDDE; via the coding sequence ATGGTCTTATACCTATCTATAGTTCAATTTTTATTGTCGAGTGCCATAGATTTATGGATGTTTCTTAAAATAACTCGTATAAAATTGAATATAAATTTAAAACTGGGACTAACATTAGTAGTTATTACTATAGGATCGATAATAAGCATAATATTAGATGAATATGGTGGCTTACTTTTAGCAAATATATCTGAGATAATAGGTTTTTATGTAATATATAAAAAGAAAAATAACAAAATACTTGTAGCAGGTGCAATAGTTTTTGTATGTACTTTAGATCTATTTATTAATATAATTCTAGCTTTTGCGGCAGTTTTTATTAAAGTAGAAGGTTATATGAGTATAATCCTTTTATTTGTTGAAGCCTGGATTGTAAAAAAATATAATAAAAATATTTATAGTACTTTAGTAGGACAAAATAAAAAATCATTTTTGTACATATTATGTTATATTTTCTTGTCAAGTGAAATAGTATTGTTGATTATTTTATTAACTAAATCATATAATGCTTTTTATACTGTAGCAATGGTGTTGTTTGCTTTGCAAATTATATTTTCAACCGTTGCATATCATGAAATTGTTAGTATCCAGCAAGAACTTTTAAATAAACAAAAGCAAAAAGAGATCCTTGATAATCAACATCAGCTCGAAGAATATGCCTCTTATCTTGAAAAAAGTGAAGATGATCTCCGTGCCTTCAGACATGATTACAAAAATATTCTTAATTCTTTAAAGGTAAGTGCTCAAGAGGGCAACGTTAAAGAAGTAATTCAGAAACTAGATAAATACACTGAAACTAACTTAAATTCTAAGGCTCTACTCAAATATAAAGACGTAAATCACATTTACGTTAAATCAATTAAGAGTATTATTATTTCCAAGTTAACAGAATTATACAATTTGAATATTCCATATAACTTCGAATGTCGAAGCAATATTCATAATTTACCAGATCATGTAAATGAGCTTGATCTAGTACGTATTATTGGTATTACCTTTGATAATGCAATTGAAGAAAGCAAAGCCTTGGTTGCTGAGAAACATGATATTAGAAGCGCTGAAGTTCAAATAATGGTCTACTCTGATGGTCCTGATGAGTTTGAGTTCGAAATCAGAAATAAAATTCAAAATAAAAAGATCTCAACTAGTCAGATTCAACAACGTGGCTTTACTACTAAGAAAGATCATAAGGGACTCGGATTAGCTAATATTAAAGAAATTGAGGGTAAATATCCTGATATGTCTATTTCTTATACAATTCAAGATGGCTGGTTTGACTTCTATATGACAATTGATACGGAAGATGGTGAAGATGATGAGTAA
- a CDS encoding bacteriocin-like peptide, LSEI_2386 family, translating into MKKKVVKKTVLKEKELTKVVGGKKAPISGYVGRGLWENLSNIFKHHK; encoded by the coding sequence ATGAAGAAGAAAGTTGTTAAGAAGACTGTTTTGAAGGAAAAAGAATTAACTAAGGTTGTTGGCGGGAAAAAAGCACCAATTTCTGGTTATGTAGGTAGAGGACTATGGGAAAACCTAAGTAATATATTTAAACATCACAAGTAA